The Dioscorea cayenensis subsp. rotundata cultivar TDr96_F1 chromosome 7, TDr96_F1_v2_PseudoChromosome.rev07_lg8_w22 25.fasta, whole genome shotgun sequence genome includes a region encoding these proteins:
- the LOC120265803 gene encoding uncharacterized protein LOC120265803 isoform X1, producing the protein MGQALRRVTGKVGSSRTPPSLVKGVEPVAPVRRQEPTPPVAGGSDAGELREGISRPGDDVVLEERDPDYDAMLCKMVGRITTKPGGKPEMGEAFIVEKYNRPMPKLRTSKAEADGQKPIPPGTLTAVQVQEIILLYQGKSSEHQGKMQVDEIAKKFSIDAIQVQRIVQFISLLPEDLNSKNNKT; encoded by the exons ATGGGGCAGGCCTTGCGCCGTGTCACGGGGAAGGTGGGGAGCTCAAGGACGCCTCCGTCTTTGGTCAAGGGCGTAGAGCCGGTGGCGCCGGTGAGACGCCAGGAGCCGACACCCCCCGTTGCCGGCGGGTCTGATGCAGGTGAGCTCCGAG AGGGTATTTCAAGGCCTGGTGATGATGTTGTGCTTGAAGAGAGAGATCCTGATTATGATGCCATGCTTTGTAAAATGGTTGGAAGAATCACAACAAAACCTGGTGGAAAACCTGAAATGGGTGAG GCTTTCATTGTAGAGAAATACAACAGACCGATGCCAAAGCTCCGCACATCAAAAGCAGAAGCTGATGGGCAAAAGCCAATACCTCCGGGAACCCTAACTGCCGTCCAAGTCCAGGAAATCATTCTTTTATATCAGGGCAAGTCCAGTGAGCACCAAGGGAAAATGCAAGTTGATGAGATAGCAAAAAAATTCAGTATCGATGCCATTCAAGTGCAGAGAATAGTCCAGTTCATCTCGTTGCTTCCGGAAGACCTTAACagcaaaaataacaaaacctAA
- the LOC120265855 gene encoding tubulin gamma-2 chain produces the protein MPREIITIQVGQCGNQIGMEFWKQLCLEHGIGKDGLLEDFATQGGDRKDVFFYQADDQHYIPRALLMDLEPRVINGIQNSEYRNLYNHENIFLSDHGGGAGNNWANGYHQGEQVVDDIMDMVDREADGSDSLEGFVLCHSIAGGTGSGMGSYLLETLNERYSKKLVQTYSVFPNQMETSDVVVQPYNSLLTLKRLTLNADCVVVLDNTALNRIAVERLHLSNPTFAQTNSLVSTVMSASTTTLRYPGYMNNDLVGLLASLIPTPRCHFLMTGYTPLTVERQVNVIRKTTVLDVMRRLLQTKNIMVSSYARTKEASQAKYISILNIIQGEVDPTQVHESLQRIRERKLVNFIEWGPASIQVALSRKSPYVQTAHRVSGLMLANHTSIRHLFSRCLSQYEKLRKKQAFLDNYRKFPVFADNDLSEFDESREIIESLVDEYKACESPDYIKWGMEDGDRSSSGEVSLAGALDAKLTI, from the exons ATGCCGCGGGAGATCATCACCATCCAGGTTGGGCAATGCGGGAACCAGATCGGGATGGAGTTCTGGAAGCAGCTCTGCCTCGAGCATGGCATCGGCAAGGATGGCCTCCTTGAGGACTTTGCCACTCAG GGAGGTGACCGGAAAGATGTTTTCTTCTATCAAGCTGATGATCAACATTACATACCACGAGCTCTTTTGATGGACTTGGAGCCTCGGGTTATCAATGGCATACAAAATAGTGAATATAGAAATCTTTACAATCATGAGAATATATTTCTCTCTGATCATGGTGGTGGTGCTGGAAATAATTGGGCAAATGGGTATCACCAG GGAGAGCAAGTTGTTGATGATATTATGGATATGGTGGACAGAGAAGCTGATGGAAGTGATAGCCTTGAGGGTTTTGTCCTTTGCCATTCAATAGCTGGTGGAACAGGATCAG GAATGGGTTCATATTTGCTGGAAACTCTTAATGAACGCTACAGCAAGAAACTTGTTCAGACATACAGTGTGTTTCCCAACCAGATGGAAACCAGTGATGTGGTGGTTCAGCCTTACAACTCACTTTTGACTCTAAAGCGACTGACTCTTAATGCCGATTGTGTTGTTGTTCTTGATAACACGGCCCTAAATAGGATCGCTGTGGAACGTCTGCATTTAAGCAATCCAACATTTGCACAAACAAATTCATTGGTCTCTACCGTCATGTCTGCAAGCACTACTACCCTGCGATACCCAGGATATATGAACAATGATTTGGTTGGTCTTCTTGCATCACTAATTCCAACTCCTAGATGTCACTTTCTGATGACTGGGTATACACCACTTACAGTGGAGCGGCAG GTTAATGTTATTCGTAAGACTACTGTCCTTGATGttatgaggagacttttgcaG ACAAAGAATATTATGGTTTCTTCCTATGCCCGTACAAAAGAAGCTAGCCAAGCAAAATATATATCGATATTAAACATCATACAAGGAGAAGTGGACCCCACCCAG GTTCATGAAAGCTTGCAGCGGATACGTGAGAGAAAGCTTGTCAACTTTATTGAATGGGGACCTGCTAGTATTCAG GTTGCTTTGTCCAGAAAGTCACCATATGTACAAACAGCTCATAGA GTAAGTGGTTTAATGCTGGCAAACCACACCAGCATCAGACACCTCTTCAGCAGGTGCCTGAGTCAATATGAGAAGCTGAGGAAAAAGCAAGCTTTCCTTGACAATTATAGGAAGTTCCCAGTGTTTGCT GATAATGATCTTTCTGAATTTGATGAGTCTCGTGAGATAATTGAAAGCTTGGTTGATGAATACAAGGCCTGTGAGTCCCCAGACTACATAAAGTGGGGCATGGAG GATGGGGATCGCAGCTCATCAGGAGAAGTAAGCCTTGCAGGAGCATTAGATGCAAAACTCACAATATAA
- the LOC120265802 gene encoding psbP domain-containing protein 7, chloroplastic, which yields MAFALGLVGGGVSSASSSALLPVRCSGQVLVSMAAVFRRRLLTGIGAASLVAVGSNFGGVTSFILGLSPDLGRGLRLDVLYPVQGFTRCLAPNYGFEFIYPADWVGDRTLLYRIVDKAEAQRPLDPPSPITGETAGRPPRNVNEPVVAFGPPGSTGELNVSVIVSPVPQDFSIESFGGPQEVGEAVLRRIAGSRRGQDVKATLVGAKLREDPVNNVKYYILEFQVESTAFQRHNVAVCTARAGKLFTLNAQAPESDWSLVRAKLYQIADSFSLTED from the exons ATGGCTTTCGCGCTGGGTCTCGTCGGCGGTGGAGTCTCCTCGGCCTCCTCCTCGGCTTTGCTTCCGGTCCGATGCTCCGGCCAGGTGTTGGTCTCGATGGCGGCGGTGTTCCGGCGGCGTCTGCTCACGGGAATCGGGGCGGCATCGCTTGTGGCGGTTGGATCTAACTTCGGTGGCGTCACTAGCTTCATCCTGGGTCTCAGCCCTGATCTCGGCCGTGGTCTTCGCCTCGATGTTCTTTATCCTGTTCAGGGTTTCACTCGCTGCCTTGCTCCCAACTATGGCTTCG AGTTCATATACCCAGCAGATTGGGTGGGAGACAGAACATTGCTATACAGAATTGTAGACAAAGCAGAAGCTCAGAGGCCTCTTGATCCACCGTCTCCGATCACCGGAGAAACTGCTGGCCGGCCGCCTCGCAATGTTAATGAGCCTGTAGTGGCATTTGGCCCTCCGGGATCCACCGGAGAGCTCAACGTCAGCGTCATTGTTTCCCCCGTCCCTCAAGACTTCTC AATAGAGAGTTTTGGAGGTCCACAGGAAGTGGGAGAAGCTGTGCTTAGAAGGATTGCTGGATCTAGGAGAGGACAAGATGTAAAAGCCACATTAGTTGGTGCAAAACTTAGGGAAGATCCTGTCAATAATGTTAAGTATTACATTCTTGAGTTTCAAGTTGAAAGCACAGCGTTTCAACGCCATAATGTCGCCGTTTGCACCGCACGAGCGGGAAAACTGTTCACTCTGAATGCTCAGGCACCCGAGTCCGATTGGTCATTAGTCCGGGCGAAGCTGTATCAGATTGCTGATTCTTTTAGTCTCACTGAAGATTAG
- the LOC120265803 gene encoding uncharacterized protein LOC120265803 isoform X2 yields MGQALRRVTGKVGSSRTPPSLVKGVEPVAPVRRQEPTPPVAGGSDAEGISRPGDDVVLEERDPDYDAMLCKMVGRITTKPGGKPEMGEAFIVEKYNRPMPKLRTSKAEADGQKPIPPGTLTAVQVQEIILLYQGKSSEHQGKMQVDEIAKKFSIDAIQVQRIVQFISLLPEDLNSKNNKT; encoded by the exons ATGGGGCAGGCCTTGCGCCGTGTCACGGGGAAGGTGGGGAGCTCAAGGACGCCTCCGTCTTTGGTCAAGGGCGTAGAGCCGGTGGCGCCGGTGAGACGCCAGGAGCCGACACCCCCCGTTGCCGGCGGGTCTGATGCAG AGGGTATTTCAAGGCCTGGTGATGATGTTGTGCTTGAAGAGAGAGATCCTGATTATGATGCCATGCTTTGTAAAATGGTTGGAAGAATCACAACAAAACCTGGTGGAAAACCTGAAATGGGTGAG GCTTTCATTGTAGAGAAATACAACAGACCGATGCCAAAGCTCCGCACATCAAAAGCAGAAGCTGATGGGCAAAAGCCAATACCTCCGGGAACCCTAACTGCCGTCCAAGTCCAGGAAATCATTCTTTTATATCAGGGCAAGTCCAGTGAGCACCAAGGGAAAATGCAAGTTGATGAGATAGCAAAAAAATTCAGTATCGATGCCATTCAAGTGCAGAGAATAGTCCAGTTCATCTCGTTGCTTCCGGAAGACCTTAACagcaaaaataacaaaacctAA
- the LOC120265677 gene encoding homeobox protein LUMINIDEPENDENS-like, translating to MDFDDSLTTEIPIEQPPEVDIPESSSSSLPNGIIQASKVEVLPTATSLAPAINNAPPEADMELLAVLLKNPELVFALTSGQTSNMTSHQTVALLDMLKKSGVGFAQSSREIQEPTSLPSPTPPSESRSEWRSEPSPFTRNPPQLLQPPHVPAVVLTMPQLTVTTNLNPTTTQNHTS from the exons ATGGACTTCGATGACAGCCTCACTACAGAAATACCAATCGAGCAGCCACCCGAAGTTGATATTCCTGAATCGTCTTCTTCATCTTTGCCCAATGGCATCATCCAAGCTTCAAAAGTGGAGGTCCTGCCAACAGCAACCTCTTTGGCTCCGGCAATCAATAATGCACCACCTGAAGCCGATATGGAGTTGCTAGCTGTGCTTCTTAAAAACCCTGAGCTGGTGTTCGCCCTGACTTCCGGCCAGACGAGCAACATGACCAGTCACCAAACAGTAGCCTTGCTGGATATGCTCAAGAAGAGCGGAGTTGGATTTGCTCAAAGCTCTAGAGAAATTCAAGAACCGACTTCGCTTCCATCGCCAACCCCGCCCTCAGAGTCAAGG AGCGAATGGAGATCGGAGCCGTCACCGTTCACCAGAAATCCACCTCAGCTACTGCAACCTCCTCATGTGCCCGCCGTTGTCTTAACAATGCCTCAGTTGACAGTAACAACAAACTTGAACCCTACTACTACACAGAATCACACCTCATGA